One region of Caldimonas thermodepolymerans genomic DNA includes:
- a CDS encoding 2Fe-2S iron-sulfur cluster-binding protein, whose translation MLFDTRTRVDVHVVQTGESYPCATDESLLRGMLRLGRRGIPAGCVNGGCGVCKVQIVEGEVRALGPVSRAHVSVEEEARGYTLACRAAPVTAVRLEVCARLAKPFTRAAAPAASAVPHRPTATTKET comes from the coding sequence ATGCTGTTCGACACCCGGACCCGCGTGGACGTGCACGTCGTCCAGACCGGCGAGTCCTACCCCTGCGCGACCGACGAGAGCCTGCTGCGCGGCATGCTGCGGCTCGGCCGCCGCGGCATCCCCGCCGGCTGCGTCAACGGCGGCTGCGGCGTCTGCAAGGTGCAGATCGTCGAGGGCGAGGTGCGGGCGCTCGGCCCGGTCAGCCGCGCCCACGTCAGCGTCGAGGAGGAGGCCCGGGGCTACACCCTGGCCTGCCGCGCCGCCCCCGTCACCGCCGTGCGCCTGGAAGTGTGCGCACGGCTGGCCAAACCGTTTACCCGAGCTGCGGCCCCGGCAGCCTCGGCCGTTCCCCACCGACCCACAGCAACCACGAAGGAGACATGA
- a CDS encoding catechol 2,3-dioxygenase: MGVLRIGHASLRVMDIDAAVTHYEKVLGMRTVMKDRAGNVYLKCWDEWDKFSLILTPSDQAGLNHVAYKVKDDADLDEIQQRVEAWGIKTQMLPEGTLPSVGRMLQFHLPSGHDMRLYAFKEYVGTDVGTDNPDPWPDGIRGAGAHWLDHLLLMCELNPEAGINTVEQNTRFMKECLGFFLTEQVLVGPEKNVQAATWMACTTTPHDIAFVGGPRSGLHHIAFFLDSWHDVLKAADVMAKNKVRIDVAPTRHGITRGETIYFFDPSGNRNETFAGLGYLAQPDRPVTTWSEDRLGSGIFYHTGDLVPSFTEVYT, translated from the coding sequence ATGGGCGTTCTGCGTATTGGCCACGCCAGCCTGCGAGTAATGGACATCGATGCCGCCGTGACGCACTACGAGAAGGTGCTGGGCATGCGCACGGTGATGAAGGACCGTGCCGGCAACGTGTACCTCAAGTGCTGGGACGAGTGGGACAAGTTCTCGCTGATCCTCACGCCCTCCGACCAGGCCGGCCTGAACCACGTGGCCTACAAGGTCAAGGACGACGCCGACCTGGACGAGATCCAGCAGCGCGTCGAGGCCTGGGGCATCAAGACCCAGATGCTGCCCGAGGGCACGCTGCCGTCGGTGGGCCGCATGCTGCAGTTCCACCTGCCCAGCGGCCACGACATGCGGCTGTACGCGTTCAAGGAGTACGTGGGCACCGACGTCGGCACCGACAACCCCGACCCCTGGCCGGACGGCATCCGCGGCGCGGGCGCGCACTGGCTGGACCACCTGCTGCTGATGTGCGAGCTCAATCCCGAGGCCGGCATCAACACGGTCGAGCAGAACACGCGCTTCATGAAGGAGTGCCTCGGCTTCTTCCTGACCGAGCAGGTGCTGGTGGGCCCGGAGAAGAACGTCCAGGCCGCCACCTGGATGGCGTGCACCACCACGCCGCACGACATCGCCTTCGTCGGCGGCCCGCGCAGCGGCCTGCACCACATCGCGTTCTTCCTCGACTCGTGGCACGACGTGCTGAAGGCCGCCGACGTGATGGCCAAGAACAAGGTGCGCATCGACGTCGCGCCGACCCGCCACGGCATCACGCGCGGCGAGACCATCTACTTCTTCGACCCGAGCGGCAACCGCAACGAGACCTTCGCGGGCCTGGGCTACCTCGCGCAGCCGGACCGTCCGGTGACCACCTGGAGCGAAGACCGCCTCGGCAGCGGCATCTTCTACCACACCGGCGACCTGGTGCCCTCGTTCACCGAGGTCTACACCTGA
- a CDS encoding GlcG/HbpS family heme-binding protein — protein sequence MQAPHQAPDDALSAAQRVIDAPAALRAIQAAVRHADALGVRVNVSVVDAAGVPVAFARQAGAPLHSVEIAVDKAYTAASFGLPTSAWHAELQHHSEAVRQGLVLRPRFVAFGGGLPIVEHGVRIGGIGVSGGSEAQDEEIARAGLQALGLQA from the coding sequence ATGCAGGCACCGCACCAGGCCCCGGATGACGCGCTGAGCGCCGCGCAGCGCGTCATCGACGCCCCCGCCGCACTGCGCGCCATCCAGGCCGCCGTGCGCCATGCCGACGCGCTGGGCGTGCGCGTCAACGTCTCGGTGGTCGATGCGGCCGGCGTGCCGGTCGCCTTCGCCCGCCAGGCCGGCGCGCCGCTGCACTCGGTCGAGATCGCCGTCGACAAGGCCTACACGGCGGCGAGCTTCGGCCTGCCGACCAGCGCCTGGCACGCCGAGCTGCAGCACCACTCGGAGGCCGTGCGGCAGGGGCTGGTGCTGCGGCCGCGCTTCGTCGCGTTCGGCGGCGGGCTGCCCATCGTGGAGCACGGCGTGCGCATCGGCGGCATCGGCGTCTCCGGCGGCAGCGAAGCGCAGGACGAAGAAATCGCCCGCGCCGGCCTGCAGGCCCTCGGGCTGCAGGCCTGA
- a CDS encoding 2-hydroxymuconic semialdehyde dehydrogenase produces MKQFLNFINGEFVATGKTFENRNPATNQVIGLVHEAGQAEVDAAVAAARAALKGEWGRMSVVRRAELLHAVADEINRRFDDFLEAEIADTGKPRSLASHVDIPRGAANFKIFADIVKNVPTESFQMATPDGGTALSYALRTPLGVVGVICPWNLPLLLMTWKVGPALACGNTVIVKPSEETPATATLLGEVMNAVGVPKGVYQVLHGFGPGSAGEFITRHPGINGITFTGETRTGEAIMAAAAKGVRPVSFELGGKNAGIVFADADFEKAVAGITRSAFENCGQVCLGTERVYVQRPIFEKFVAALKEKAEGLKIGGPDTPGVGIGPLISAEHKKKVLGYYERARAEGATIVTGGGEPQLDGELAHGHFVQPTIWTGLPETSAVIREEIFGPCCHIAPFDTEEEAIALANDTDYGLATTVWTSNLETAHRVAARIDVGLCWINSWFLRDLRTAFGGAKASGIGREGGVHSLEFYTELRNVMVKL; encoded by the coding sequence ATGAAACAGTTCCTGAACTTCATCAACGGCGAGTTCGTCGCCACCGGCAAGACCTTCGAGAACCGCAACCCGGCCACCAACCAGGTGATCGGGCTGGTGCACGAGGCCGGCCAGGCCGAGGTCGACGCCGCCGTGGCCGCCGCCCGCGCGGCGCTCAAGGGCGAATGGGGCCGCATGAGCGTGGTGCGCCGTGCCGAGCTGCTGCACGCCGTGGCCGACGAGATCAACCGCCGCTTCGACGACTTCCTCGAGGCCGAGATCGCCGACACCGGCAAGCCGCGCTCGCTGGCCAGCCACGTGGACATCCCGCGCGGCGCTGCCAACTTCAAGATCTTTGCCGACATCGTCAAGAACGTCCCGACCGAGAGCTTCCAGATGGCCACGCCCGACGGCGGCACGGCCCTGAGCTACGCGCTGCGCACGCCGCTGGGCGTGGTCGGCGTGATCTGCCCCTGGAACCTGCCGCTGCTGCTGATGACCTGGAAGGTCGGCCCGGCGCTGGCCTGCGGCAACACCGTGATCGTCAAGCCCTCCGAGGAAACGCCGGCCACCGCGACGCTGCTGGGCGAGGTGATGAACGCGGTCGGCGTGCCCAAGGGCGTGTACCAGGTGCTGCACGGCTTCGGCCCCGGCTCGGCCGGCGAGTTCATCACCCGGCACCCCGGCATCAACGGCATCACCTTCACCGGCGAGACCCGCACCGGCGAGGCCATCATGGCCGCCGCGGCCAAGGGGGTGCGCCCGGTCAGCTTCGAGCTGGGCGGCAAGAACGCGGGCATCGTGTTCGCCGACGCCGACTTCGAGAAGGCCGTGGCCGGCATCACCCGCAGCGCGTTCGAGAACTGCGGCCAGGTCTGCCTGGGCACCGAGCGCGTGTACGTGCAGCGGCCGATCTTCGAGAAGTTCGTCGCCGCGCTAAAGGAGAAGGCCGAGGGCCTGAAGATCGGCGGCCCGGACACCCCGGGGGTGGGCATCGGCCCGCTGATCTCCGCCGAGCACAAGAAGAAGGTGCTGGGCTACTACGAGCGCGCCCGCGCCGAGGGCGCGACCATCGTGACCGGCGGCGGCGAGCCGCAACTGGACGGCGAGCTGGCCCACGGCCACTTCGTGCAGCCGACCATCTGGACCGGCCTGCCCGAGACCTCCGCCGTGATCCGCGAGGAGATCTTCGGCCCGTGCTGCCACATCGCCCCCTTCGACACCGAGGAGGAAGCGATCGCGCTGGCCAACGACACGGACTACGGTCTCGCCACCACCGTGTGGACGAGCAACCTGGAGACCGCGCACCGCGTGGCCGCGCGGATCGACGTCGGCCTGTGCTGGATCAACTCCTGGTTCCTGCGCGACCTGCGCACCGCCTTCGGCGGCGCCAAGGCCAGCGGCATCGGCCGCGAGGGCGGCGTGCATTCGCTCGAGTTCTACACCGAGCTGCGCAACGTGATGGTGAAGCTGTGA
- a CDS encoding alpha/beta fold hydrolase codes for MTNPANPEIGRRVRTGGFDTNVHDLGASRPGQPPVLFIHGSGPGVSAWANWRLAIPVLAKERRVLAPDMVGFGYTERPAGIAYTMDTWVQQALDLLDALDLPQADVVGNSFGGALSLALAIRAPHRVRRLVLMGSVGVSFPITPGLDAVWGYQPSVENMKRIMDVFAYNRDLLTDELAEMRYRASIRPGVQESYAAMFPAPRQRWVDAMASRESDIRALPHETLILHGREDQVIPLQTSLTLSSWIPRSQLHVFGHCGHWTQIEHAARFTQLVSNFLTEADAA; via the coding sequence GTGACGAACCCTGCCAACCCCGAGATCGGCCGCCGCGTGCGCACCGGCGGCTTCGACACCAACGTGCACGACCTGGGCGCCTCGCGCCCGGGCCAGCCGCCGGTGCTGTTCATCCACGGCTCCGGGCCCGGCGTCAGCGCCTGGGCGAACTGGCGCCTCGCGATCCCCGTGCTCGCGAAGGAGCGCCGCGTGCTCGCGCCCGACATGGTCGGATTCGGCTACACCGAGCGGCCCGCCGGCATCGCGTACACGATGGACACCTGGGTGCAGCAGGCGCTGGACCTGCTGGACGCGCTGGACCTCCCCCAGGCCGACGTGGTGGGCAACAGCTTTGGCGGCGCGCTGTCGCTGGCGCTGGCGATCCGCGCCCCGCACCGGGTGCGCCGCCTGGTGCTGATGGGCTCGGTGGGCGTGTCCTTCCCCATCACGCCGGGCCTGGACGCGGTGTGGGGCTACCAGCCCTCGGTGGAGAACATGAAGCGCATCATGGACGTGTTCGCGTACAACCGCGACCTGCTGACCGACGAGCTGGCCGAGATGCGCTATCGCGCCAGCATCCGCCCGGGCGTGCAGGAGTCCTATGCCGCGATGTTCCCCGCGCCGCGCCAGCGCTGGGTCGACGCGATGGCCAGCCGCGAGTCGGACATCCGCGCCCTGCCCCACGAGACGCTGATCCTGCACGGCCGCGAGGACCAGGTCATCCCCCTGCAGACCTCGCTGACGCTGTCGAGCTGGATCCCGCGCAGCCAGCTGCACGTGTTCGGCCACTGCGGCCACTGGACCCAGATCGAGCACGCGGCGCGCTTCACGCAGCTGGTATCGAACTTCCTCACCGAGGCCGACGCGGCCTGA
- the dmpE gene encoding 2-oxopent-4-enoate hydratase has translation MDASTLQRYGDELYQALVHREPVAPLTEREPGITIDDAYQIQLRMIQHRLDAGERVVGKKIGVTSKVVMDMLGVNQPDFGHLLSGMAYDEGQPISVGRLIAPRAEAEVAFILARDLEGPGVTAADVLRATDCVMPCFEIVDSRIRDWKIRIQDTVADNASCGVFTLGGVRRSPRDLDLALAGMVLEKNGEVISTSTGASVQGSPVNAVAWLANTLGRLGIALKAGDVILSGSQSPLVPVVAGDSLHCSVGGLGSASVRFVA, from the coding sequence ATGGACGCTTCCACCCTCCAACGCTACGGCGACGAGCTGTACCAGGCCCTGGTCCACCGCGAACCGGTGGCCCCGCTGACCGAGCGAGAACCCGGCATCACCATCGACGACGCCTACCAGATCCAGCTGCGCATGATCCAGCACCGGCTCGACGCCGGCGAGCGGGTCGTGGGCAAGAAGATCGGCGTGACCAGCAAGGTCGTGATGGACATGCTGGGCGTGAACCAGCCGGACTTCGGCCACCTGCTGTCAGGCATGGCGTACGATGAAGGCCAGCCGATCTCCGTCGGCCGCCTGATCGCCCCGCGCGCCGAGGCCGAGGTGGCCTTCATCCTGGCGCGCGACCTCGAAGGCCCCGGCGTGACCGCGGCCGACGTGCTGCGCGCCACCGACTGCGTGATGCCCTGCTTCGAGATCGTCGACTCGCGCATCCGCGACTGGAAGATCCGCATCCAGGACACCGTGGCCGACAACGCCTCCTGCGGCGTGTTCACGCTGGGCGGCGTGCGACGCAGCCCGCGCGACCTGGACCTGGCGCTGGCCGGCATGGTGCTGGAGAAGAACGGCGAGGTCATCAGCACCTCCACCGGCGCCTCGGTGCAGGGCTCGCCGGTCAACGCGGTGGCGTGGCTGGCCAACACCCTGGGCCGGCTCGGCATCGCCCTCAAGGCCGGCGACGTGATCCTCTCCGGCTCGCAATCGCCGCTGGTGCCGGTGGTCGCCGGCGACAGCCTGCATTGCAGCGTCGGCGGCCTGGGCAGCGCCTCGGTGCGCTTCGTCGCCTGA
- the dmpH gene encoding 2-oxo-3-hexenedioate decarboxylase: MALDQHTIARLAEHLETAELQARDVTKITDDHPEMDWADAYAIQEAIRARKEARGHRTVGLKCGLTSYAKMKQMGVDSPVFGFVSDYMACPEGSTIPMAGLIHPKVEAEICIVTKAPLTGPGCHVGAVLAAIDFVIPGVEIIDSRYRDFKFDLKSVIADNTSASRFVTGGRARRPDDLDLRTLGVVLEKNGEIVAMAAGAAVMGHPAAAVAALANHLGARGQSIPAGTFIMTGGVTEAIAVQAGDQVNVRFQDLGSVSMRFA, from the coding sequence ATGGCACTCGACCAACACACCATCGCCCGGCTTGCCGAGCACCTGGAAACCGCAGAGCTGCAGGCGCGCGACGTCACCAAGATCACCGACGACCACCCCGAAATGGACTGGGCCGACGCCTACGCCATCCAGGAGGCGATCCGCGCCCGCAAGGAAGCCCGCGGCCACCGCACCGTGGGCCTCAAGTGCGGCCTGACCTCCTACGCCAAGATGAAGCAGATGGGCGTGGACTCGCCCGTGTTCGGCTTCGTCAGCGACTACATGGCCTGCCCCGAAGGCAGCACCATCCCGATGGCCGGCCTGATCCATCCCAAGGTGGAAGCCGAGATCTGCATCGTCACCAAGGCCCCGTTGACCGGTCCGGGCTGCCACGTCGGCGCGGTGCTGGCCGCGATCGACTTCGTGATCCCCGGCGTCGAGATCATCGACAGCCGCTACCGCGACTTCAAGTTCGACCTCAAGAGCGTGATCGCGGACAACACCTCGGCCTCGCGCTTCGTCACCGGCGGCCGCGCCCGCCGCCCCGATGACCTGGACCTGCGCACGCTGGGCGTGGTGCTGGAGAAGAACGGCGAGATCGTCGCGATGGCCGCCGGCGCCGCGGTGATGGGCCACCCGGCCGCCGCCGTCGCGGCCCTGGCCAACCACCTGGGCGCGCGCGGCCAGAGCATCCCGGCCGGCACCTTCATCATGACCGGCGGCGTGACCGAGGCGATCGCGGTGCAGGCCGGCGACCAAGTGAACGTGCGCTTCCAGGACCTGGGTTCGGTGAGCATGCGCTTCGCCTGA
- a CDS encoding antibiotic biosynthesis monooxygenase — MSSPAPTPPRAVTVLITRHVPPSQAAAFEAAMAGMLEAAARFPGHLGGQVVRPGDPGSGDEPMLYHVVFAFDDEAHLAAWESSPERAHWLAQVQAHTVGEQRDRVSGVEYWFQPPGGAPQAPPRWRVAVVTWLGIFPTVLFLFLTVAPWLEHWPLVPRVFVITVLVVVIMTWLVAPRLTRWLAHWLHAGR, encoded by the coding sequence ATGTCCAGCCCCGCCCCCACCCCGCCGCGTGCCGTGACCGTGCTGATCACGCGGCACGTGCCGCCTTCGCAGGCCGCCGCGTTCGAGGCAGCCATGGCCGGCATGCTGGAGGCCGCCGCCCGCTTTCCCGGCCACCTCGGCGGCCAGGTGGTGCGCCCCGGCGACCCCGGCAGCGGCGACGAACCCATGCTCTACCACGTGGTGTTCGCCTTCGACGACGAGGCCCACCTCGCGGCCTGGGAGTCCTCCCCCGAGCGCGCGCACTGGCTGGCCCAGGTGCAGGCGCACACGGTGGGCGAGCAGCGCGACCGCGTCAGCGGCGTCGAGTACTGGTTCCAGCCGCCCGGCGGCGCCCCGCAGGCGCCGCCACGCTGGCGCGTGGCCGTGGTCACGTGGCTGGGCATCTTCCCGACCGTGCTGTTCCTGTTCCTGACCGTGGCGCCGTGGCTGGAGCACTGGCCGCTGGTGCCGCGCGTCTTCGTCATCACCGTGCTGGTGGTGGTGATCATGACCTGGCTGGTCGCGCCGCGCCTGACCCGCTGGCTCGCGCACTGGCTGCATGCGGGCCGCTGA
- a CDS encoding acetaldehyde dehydrogenase (acetylating) — protein sequence MTEKIRCAVIGPGNIGTDLLAKLQRSPVLEPVWMVGIDPASDGLKRARELGLKTTADGVDGLVPHLRDDRVQIVFDATSAYVHAENSRKVNALGALMIDLTPAAIGPYCVPPVNLREHLGKREMNVNMVTCGGQATIPIVAAVSRVQPVAYGEIVATVSSRSVGPGTRKNIDEFTRTTAGAVEQVGGAKQGKAIIIINPAEPPLIMRDTVHCLTEDEPDQEAITRSIHEMIREVQRYVPGYRLVNGPVFDGKRVSVFLEVEGLGDYLPKYAGNLDIMTAAAARTAEMFAEEILKGELVLEPVAA from the coding sequence ATGACCGAGAAGATCAGATGCGCCGTCATCGGCCCCGGCAACATCGGCACCGACCTGCTCGCCAAGCTGCAGCGCAGCCCGGTGCTGGAGCCGGTGTGGATGGTCGGCATCGACCCGGCTTCCGACGGCCTGAAGCGCGCCCGCGAGCTGGGCCTCAAGACCACGGCCGACGGCGTCGACGGCCTGGTGCCCCACCTGCGCGACGACCGCGTGCAGATCGTCTTCGACGCCACCAGCGCCTACGTGCACGCCGAGAACTCGCGCAAGGTCAATGCGCTGGGCGCGCTGATGATCGACCTCACGCCCGCGGCGATCGGCCCGTACTGCGTGCCGCCCGTGAACCTGCGCGAGCACCTGGGCAAGCGCGAGATGAACGTCAACATGGTCACCTGCGGCGGCCAGGCCACGATCCCCATCGTCGCGGCGGTCAGCCGCGTGCAGCCGGTGGCCTACGGCGAGATCGTCGCCACGGTCTCCAGCCGCTCGGTGGGGCCGGGCACGCGCAAGAACATCGACGAGTTCACCCGCACCACCGCCGGCGCGGTCGAGCAGGTCGGCGGCGCGAAGCAGGGCAAGGCCATCATCATCATCAACCCGGCCGAGCCACCGCTGATCATGCGCGACACGGTGCACTGCCTGACCGAGGACGAGCCGGACCAGGAAGCCATCACGCGCTCGATCCACGAGATGATCCGCGAGGTGCAGCGCTACGTGCCGGGCTACCGGCTGGTCAACGGCCCGGTCTTCGACGGCAAGCGCGTCAGCGTCTTCCTCGAGGTCGAGGGCCTGGGCGACTACCTGCCGAAGTACGCCGGCAACCTGGACATCATGACCGCGGCCGCCGCCCGCACCGCCGAGATGTTCGCCGAGGAAATCCTCAAGGGCGAACTGGTGCTCGAACCCGTGGCCGCCTGA
- the dmpG gene encoding 4-hydroxy-2-oxovalerate aldolase → MTLTNRSITLHDMTLRDGMHPKRHQMTLEQMKSIAQGLDEAGIPLIEVTHGDGLGGASVNYGFPRHRDDEYLGAVIPLMKRARVSALLLPGIGTVDHLKMAHELGVSTIRVATHCTEADISEQHITLARKMDMDTVGFLMMAHMASPEKLVEQAKLMESYGANCVYVTDSAGHLLPDTVKARVGAVREALRPETEVGFHGHHNLAMGVANSIAAIEVGASRIDAAAAGLGAGAGNTPMEVLVAVCSLMGIETGVDVFKIQDVAEDLVVPIMDFPIRIDRDALTLGYAGVYGSFLLFAKRAEQKYGVSARDILVEMGRRGMVGGQEDMIEDTALTLARQRAERRAA, encoded by the coding sequence ATGACACTGACGAACCGGAGCATCACCCTCCACGACATGACGCTGCGCGACGGGATGCACCCCAAGCGCCACCAGATGACGCTGGAGCAAATGAAGTCCATCGCCCAGGGTCTGGACGAGGCCGGCATCCCGCTGATCGAGGTCACGCACGGCGACGGCCTGGGCGGCGCCTCGGTCAACTACGGCTTCCCCCGGCACCGCGACGACGAGTACCTCGGCGCGGTGATCCCGCTGATGAAGCGCGCCAGGGTCAGCGCCCTGCTGCTGCCCGGCATCGGCACCGTGGACCACCTCAAGATGGCGCACGAGCTGGGCGTGTCCACGATCCGCGTGGCGACGCACTGCACCGAGGCCGACATCTCCGAGCAGCACATCACGCTGGCGCGCAAGATGGACATGGACACGGTCGGCTTCCTGATGATGGCCCACATGGCCAGCCCCGAGAAGCTGGTCGAGCAGGCGAAGCTGATGGAAAGCTACGGCGCCAACTGCGTCTACGTGACCGACTCGGCCGGCCACCTGCTGCCCGACACCGTCAAGGCCCGGGTCGGCGCGGTGCGCGAGGCGCTCAGGCCCGAGACCGAGGTGGGCTTCCACGGCCACCACAACCTGGCCATGGGCGTGGCCAACTCGATCGCCGCGATCGAGGTCGGCGCCAGCCGCATCGACGCGGCGGCCGCAGGCCTGGGCGCGGGCGCGGGCAACACGCCGATGGAAGTGCTGGTCGCGGTGTGCTCGCTGATGGGCATCGAGACCGGCGTGGACGTGTTCAAGATCCAGGACGTGGCCGAGGACCTGGTCGTGCCCATCATGGACTTTCCGATCCGCATCGACCGCGACGCGCTGACGCTGGGCTATGCCGGCGTCTACGGGTCCTTCCTGCTGTTCGCCAAGCGCGCCGAGCAGAAGTACGGCGTGTCCGCGCGCGACATCCTGGTCGAGATGGGCCGCCGCGGCATGGTCGGCGGCCAGGAAGACATGATCGAGGACACCGCGCTGACGCTGGCGCGCCAGCGCGCCGAACGACGCGCCGCCTGA
- a CDS encoding 2-hydroxymuconate tautomerase: MPFAQIFLIEGRTEEQKKAVIEKVTQALVEAVDAPAANVRVLITEVPKENWGIAGVSAKALGR, from the coding sequence ATGCCGTTCGCACAGATCTTCCTGATCGAAGGACGCACCGAGGAACAGAAGAAGGCGGTCATCGAGAAGGTGACCCAGGCGCTGGTCGAGGCGGTCGACGCCCCGGCGGCCAACGTGCGCGTGCTGATCACCGAGGTGCCGAAGGAGAACTGGGGCATCGCCGGCGTGTCGGCGAAGGCGCTGGGGCGCTAG
- a CDS encoding RcnB family protein, translating to MMSKRSLIAIATLAALGLQAGLAQAQPRERHDRAPAPVVHVHHHVHTVHHPAPHAGKGKPPAHARHQVKAPPRWRPGDRLPAVHRAPAHVVKDWRHHRLSAPPRGHEWVRVGTDFALVAVASGIIAQIVVNL from the coding sequence ATGATGTCCAAGCGCAGCCTCATCGCCATCGCCACCCTCGCCGCCCTCGGCCTGCAGGCAGGGCTGGCCCAGGCCCAGCCGCGCGAGCGGCACGATCGTGCCCCCGCGCCCGTGGTGCATGTACATCATCACGTCCACACGGTCCACCACCCCGCCCCGCACGCGGGCAAGGGCAAGCCGCCGGCGCATGCACGCCACCAGGTCAAGGCCCCGCCGCGCTGGCGCCCGGGCGACCGCCTGCCGGCCGTCCATCGCGCCCCCGCGCACGTGGTCAAGGACTGGCGCCACCACCGCCTGAGCGCGCCGCCGCGCGGCCATGAGTGGGTGCGCGTCGGCACCGACTTCGCGCTGGTCGCCGTGGCCTCGGGCATCATCGCGCAGATCGTCGTCAACCTCTGA
- the icd gene encoding NADP-dependent isocitrate dehydrogenase, producing the protein MYQHIKVPEGGQKITVNPDFSLNVPDNPIIPYIEGDGTGFDITPVMIKVVDAAVAKSYGGKRKIHWMEVYAGEKSTKVYGPDVWLPEETLHAVREYVVSIKGPLTTPVGGGIRSLNVALRQELDLYVCLRPVRYFKGVPSPVKEPEKVDMVIFRENSEDIYAGIEFDYQSDKAKKLIKFLQDEFGVKKIRFPETSGIGIKPVSKEGTERLVRKAIQYAIDNDKPSVTLVHKGNIMKFTEGAFRDWGYALAQREFGAELIDGGPWCKFKNPKTGKDIVIKDAIADAFLQQILLRPAEYSVIATLNLNGDYISDALAAQVGGIGIAPGANLSDSVAMFEATHGTAPKYAGKDYVNPGSEILSAEMMLRHMGWKEAADLIISSMEKAIQSKKVTYDFARLMDGATQVSCSGFGQVMIDHM; encoded by the coding sequence ATGTACCAGCACATCAAGGTGCCCGAGGGTGGCCAGAAGATCACGGTCAACCCGGACTTCTCGCTCAACGTTCCCGACAACCCCATCATCCCCTACATCGAGGGTGACGGTACGGGCTTTGACATCACGCCCGTGATGATCAAGGTGGTCGACGCTGCGGTGGCCAAGTCCTACGGTGGCAAGCGCAAGATCCACTGGATGGAGGTCTACGCCGGCGAGAAGTCGACCAAGGTGTACGGCCCGGACGTGTGGCTGCCCGAGGAGACGCTGCATGCCGTGCGCGAATACGTGGTCTCGATCAAGGGCCCGCTGACCACCCCGGTCGGTGGCGGCATCCGCTCGCTGAACGTCGCGCTGCGCCAGGAGCTGGACCTGTACGTCTGCCTGCGCCCGGTGCGCTACTTCAAGGGCGTGCCCTCGCCGGTCAAGGAGCCCGAGAAGGTCGACATGGTGATCTTCCGCGAGAACTCGGAAGACATCTACGCCGGCATCGAGTTCGACTACCAGAGCGACAAGGCCAAGAAGCTGATCAAGTTCCTGCAGGACGAGTTCGGCGTCAAGAAGATCCGCTTCCCGGAAACCTCGGGCATCGGCATCAAGCCGGTCTCCAAGGAAGGCACCGAGCGCCTGGTGCGCAAGGCCATCCAGTACGCCATCGACAACGACAAGCCGTCGGTGACGCTGGTGCACAAGGGCAACATCATGAAGTTCACCGAAGGCGCGTTCCGCGACTGGGGCTATGCCCTGGCGCAGCGCGAGTTCGGCGCCGAGCTGATCGACGGCGGCCCGTGGTGCAAGTTCAAGAACCCGAAGACCGGCAAGGACATCGTCATCAAGGACGCCATCGCTGACGCGTTCCTGCAGCAGATCCTGCTGCGTCCGGCCGAGTACTCGGTGATCGCGACGCTGAACCTGAACGGCGACTACATCTCCGACGCGCTGGCCGCGCAGGTCGGCGGCATCGGCATCGCCCCGGGCGCCAACCTGTCCGACTCGGTCGCGATGTTCGAGGCCACCCACGGCACGGCGCCGAAGTACGCCGGCAAGGACTACGTGAACCCCGGTTCCGAGATCCTGTCGGCCGAGATGATGCTGCGCCACATGGGCTGGAAGGAAGCCGCCGACCTGATCATCAGCTCGATGGAAAAGGCCATCCAGAGCAAGAAGGTGACCTACGACTTCGCCCGCCTGATGGACGGCGCGACCCAGGTCAGCTGCTCGGGCTTCGGCCAGGTGATGATCGACCACATGTGA